One genomic region from Leptolyngbyaceae cyanobacterium JSC-12 encodes:
- a CDS encoding hypothetical protein (IMG reference gene:2510094134): MHDPVMLIVLDKQGTVTMNRIISAIFSIGAIALGTVLPSLVQSESTAIHAQTQTRPENGTLKMVMVDQAQLSASQRNAFQRYLQTANLPRTKVGERCQYYGRPQVWCLLLDHGVAERVYQQLKGQPSFGSIAEIKEVRRLREPGARTTGI, translated from the coding sequence ATGCATGATCCCGTCATGCTAATTGTCCTAGACAAACAAGGAACAGTAACCATGAATCGAATCATTTCTGCCATTTTCTCAATTGGGGCGATCGCTCTTGGAACCGTTCTTCCATCTCTTGTGCAGTCTGAATCAACCGCAATACATGCCCAGACCCAAACCAGACCGGAAAATGGCACGCTGAAAATGGTGATGGTTGATCAAGCTCAACTCTCCGCGTCTCAACGCAACGCCTTTCAACGCTATTTGCAGACTGCGAATCTGCCACGAACCAAAGTTGGCGAGCGTTGCCAATACTACGGCAGACCCCAAGTATGGTGTTTATTGCTCGACCACGGCGTTGCTGAACGGGTTTATCAACAACTTAAAGGGCAACCTAGTTTTGGTTCGATTGCCGAAATTAAAGAAGTTCGCCGTCTCCGGGAACCAGGTGCTAGAACAACTGGAATCTAG
- a CDS encoding hypothetical protein (IMG reference gene:2510094137), with protein MNAAEQAKSLKTASKIASVVNLFKSEFPDARADLKPWANDPDTQELVDPESIDIGFHLPGFSRLFQSRSILLQIRFHEDALTGDRRAIGAEVAGFNHRGKQWWLSTVLEWTFEGETTPAPEVADKLKVFLQQVLELFNQE; from the coding sequence GTGAACGCAGCCGAGCAGGCGAAAAGCCTGAAAACTGCTAGCAAAATTGCCTCTGTGGTCAACCTATTTAAGTCTGAATTTCCAGATGCCAGGGCTGATCTGAAACCCTGGGCAAACGATCCAGATACGCAAGAACTGGTTGATCCGGAGTCGATTGATATTGGGTTTCATCTGCCTGGTTTTTCCCGACTGTTCCAAAGCCGCAGTATCTTGCTACAAATTCGGTTTCATGAAGATGCTTTGACTGGTGATCGCCGCGCGATCGGGGCGGAAGTGGCAGGCTTCAACCATCGTGGCAAACAATGGTGGCTATCAACGGTACTCGAGTGGACTTTTGAGGGAGAGACTACTCCTGCTCCCGAAGTTGCAGATAAGCTCAAAGTGTTTTTGCAGCAGGTGTTGGAATTGTTTAATCAGGAGTAG
- a CDS encoding hypothetical protein (IMG reference gene:2510094131~PFAM: Protein of unknown function (DUF456)) gives MLILYWILVVVMIVGIIGAVVPAIPGISLITGSAVIWAIATGFPQNALIPMVVTIVILLLSIGIDFLAGYLGAKQAGASKWGQIGAFVGLILGMFGFLPVLPFGGPLGPLLGILLGSVLGAIVGELLYRRDLRIALKAALGIVVGTVVGNIIQGILAFATVVVFLVFTWPYR, from the coding sequence ATGCTCATCCTTTATTGGATTCTTGTTGTCGTGATGATTGTTGGCATTATTGGTGCTGTGGTTCCCGCAATCCCCGGGATTAGTTTGATTACAGGCTCAGCGGTGATATGGGCGATCGCCACAGGGTTTCCCCAAAATGCTCTGATTCCAATGGTAGTGACGATAGTCATCTTGCTGTTGAGCATTGGGATTGATTTTTTAGCTGGCTATCTGGGCGCAAAGCAGGCTGGGGCTAGTAAATGGGGGCAGATTGGGGCATTTGTTGGGTTAATTCTGGGCATGTTTGGCTTTTTGCCTGTATTGCCGTTTGGTGGACCGCTAGGACCACTGCTGGGAATTTTGTTAGGGTCGGTGCTGGGGGCGATCGTGGGTGAACTGTTGTACCGCCGAGATCTCCGCATCGCACTCAAAGCCGCTCTGGGAATTGTCGTTGGAACTGTTGTTGGCAACATTATTCAAGGCATTCTTGCTTTTGCCACAGTGGTTGTATTTCTTGTGTTTACGTGGCCGTATCGGTAA
- a CDS encoding D-alanyl-D-alanine carboxypeptidase (penicillin-binding protein 4) (IMG reference gene:2510094133~PFAM: D-Ala-D-Ala carboxypeptidase 3 (S13) family): MLDFVTSGLVSVWLSTAKTPETLASTVTTLQNTPWLVDTGDSDVTTQSIMRQYLKGLESKGFATTGQGIWLQAGPAVLSTHLGTTPLPAASLTKVATTLVALDTWGTDHRFETLISTTGQIKQGVLLGDLIIQGGGDPLFVWEEGFALGNTLTQMGIRKVAGNLVIVGNFQMNFEVDPNKSGELLKQALNSEIWEEDAAYHYSQLPPGAIAKPTVKIAGSIQVLPTPALMPASTLLVRHYSLPMTQILKQMNVYSNNVISETLAVMAGGAQAVAQKAAALAGIPQTEILLVNGSGLGVENRISPRAVCAMYAALQRYLESKSLTIADLFPISGVDLGTIDYRNIPTNAVVKTGTLNDVSALAGVLPTRDRGLIWFSIINRGSDLEELRQQQDVLLQQLTKQWGAVKPTPTAITPKIPVQTAMLLGASNRNIVVYKPTVEVQSTQIPIPQN; encoded by the coding sequence GTGCTGGATTTTGTAACTTCAGGGTTGGTGTCTGTCTGGTTATCAACGGCAAAAACACCCGAGACACTTGCCTCAACTGTCACAACATTGCAAAATACGCCCTGGCTAGTTGATACAGGCGATTCGGATGTAACAACCCAGTCTATTATGCGGCAGTATCTTAAAGGGCTAGAAAGTAAAGGATTTGCTACAACTGGGCAAGGCATTTGGTTACAGGCAGGACCAGCAGTACTCTCTACCCATCTAGGCACAACGCCCCTGCCTGCCGCTTCTCTCACCAAAGTCGCAACGACGCTGGTTGCACTGGATACCTGGGGAACTGATCACCGCTTTGAAACACTGATCAGCACAACTGGACAAATTAAACAGGGCGTTTTGTTGGGTGATTTGATTATTCAAGGTGGAGGCGATCCGCTGTTTGTTTGGGAAGAAGGCTTTGCTTTGGGGAATACGCTGACTCAAATGGGTATTCGCAAAGTTGCGGGCAACCTGGTGATTGTGGGCAATTTTCAAATGAACTTTGAGGTAGATCCCAACAAGTCTGGTGAACTGCTAAAGCAGGCACTGAATTCTGAAATTTGGGAAGAAGATGCTGCCTATCATTACTCACAGTTGCCACCGGGCGCGATCGCTAAACCGACTGTGAAAATCGCGGGGTCAATTCAGGTGCTTCCAACTCCTGCTTTGATGCCTGCATCCACATTGCTGGTGCGCCACTACTCTCTGCCAATGACACAAATCCTGAAGCAGATGAATGTCTATAGCAACAACGTGATTTCTGAGACGCTGGCAGTAATGGCAGGTGGAGCACAGGCGGTTGCCCAAAAAGCAGCAGCTTTGGCAGGAATTCCTCAAACTGAAATTTTGCTGGTCAATGGCTCGGGCTTGGGAGTTGAAAATCGGATTTCCCCTAGAGCCGTTTGCGCCATGTATGCTGCGCTCCAGCGTTATTTGGAATCAAAAAGTTTGACGATCGCAGACTTATTTCCAATTTCTGGCGTGGATTTAGGCACTATTGACTATCGCAACATTCCTACTAATGCAGTTGTGAAAACGGGAACTCTAAATGATGTGAGCGCCTTAGCAGGTGTGTTACCAACCCGCGATCGCGGCTTAATCTGGTTTTCCATCATCAATCGCGGGAGCGACCTGGAGGAGTTGCGGCAACAACAGGATGTATTGCTGCAGCAACTCACGAAGCAATGGGGGGCTGTGAAACCAACCCCAACTGCTATTACGCCCAAAATTCCGGTTCAAACAGCGATGCTATTAGGAGCCAGCAACCGCAACATAGTTGTTTACAAACCAACCGTAGAGGTACAAAGCACCCAAATACCTATCCCACAGAACTGA
- a CDS encoding tetratricopeptide repeat protein (IMG reference gene:2510094130~PFAM: Tetratricopeptide repeat) encodes MNPNENAYRQLKQWQKALGLTNSDTGLANVQPDLTDPNQPKPEDLELYEEMFREAAERQIPIQERDRRELEYLQQIFHLREEDIVEIEQRVLAEIEIPGNIGSDAYPDTQEDRANFAPQSFRRSSPPIDSSGEGSTEPTLLNQTASPNRAAMQDLLSKRMSDRISMNPGPTQPPNEFAARSAPVTDPAITSPETAPASSTPAPPPSVPTAQKPVAPPVTAQAQPPETVMQTSGQPGVVSSTQVQPAQPIAPLPSTPVAIPDAATKPPTLSKRIIPFDKPSLIIFFAFLAALTSLGVIWWMVRPYLQSTTTDPQAAQQFMQQGTQNNQASNYQAAIADFNEAIRLNRNDVNAYINRGFAHHRLRNLNAAADDYTKAIELNKNSAEAHSNLSHVRFDQGNFSEAAKLAQRALELKPNFPEAHLNLGNAMQAENNLERATAEFQKVLQLPASNITKARAHNNRGNIFFIRKNFSEAGKEYDQAIQLDPSYADAFFNRGLVNERSGNPQAAIRDFTDAARLYREQKNDRRSQEAQRRAEQLQQANPTTSPPPTQTPNTTESI; translated from the coding sequence ATGAATCCCAATGAAAATGCCTATCGACAACTGAAGCAGTGGCAGAAAGCGCTAGGTTTAACCAATAGCGATACAGGTCTGGCAAATGTTCAGCCAGATTTAACTGATCCAAATCAGCCAAAACCTGAAGACCTAGAACTTTATGAAGAGATGTTTCGAGAGGCGGCGGAGCGGCAAATTCCTATTCAAGAGCGCGATCGCAGAGAGTTGGAGTATCTCCAACAGATTTTTCATTTGCGCGAGGAAGATATTGTTGAAATTGAGCAACGAGTTCTGGCAGAGATAGAAATCCCCGGCAATATTGGCTCAGACGCTTATCCAGATACACAGGAAGACAGAGCGAACTTTGCGCCCCAATCCTTCCGCCGCTCTTCCCCACCCATTGACTCTTCTGGCGAAGGTTCTACCGAGCCAACGCTCCTCAATCAAACGGCTTCACCAAATCGCGCCGCTATGCAAGATTTGCTTAGCAAACGCATGAGCGATCGCATCTCGATGAATCCTGGGCCAACCCAACCTCCAAACGAATTCGCAGCCCGCTCCGCTCCTGTAACTGACCCAGCGATCACTTCCCCTGAAACTGCACCAGCCAGTTCTACTCCTGCCCCACCCCCATCAGTTCCCACAGCACAGAAACCCGTCGCGCCACCCGTCACGGCTCAAGCCCAGCCGCCGGAGACAGTTATGCAAACAAGTGGACAGCCTGGCGTGGTGAGTTCTACTCAAGTCCAGCCAGCTCAACCCATAGCGCCCTTGCCTTCTACCCCGGTTGCTATTCCGGATGCTGCCACCAAACCACCAACTCTCTCCAAACGCATCATTCCATTCGATAAGCCCTCACTGATCATATTTTTTGCATTTCTAGCAGCGCTAACCAGCTTAGGTGTTATCTGGTGGATGGTTCGTCCATACCTACAATCCACTACTACCGATCCCCAAGCAGCACAGCAGTTTATGCAACAGGGAACGCAAAACAATCAAGCCAGTAACTATCAGGCAGCGATCGCCGATTTTAATGAGGCAATTCGGCTGAACCGAAACGACGTCAATGCCTACATTAACCGGGGATTTGCGCACCATCGCTTGAGAAATCTGAATGCTGCTGCCGATGACTACACTAAAGCCATTGAACTAAACAAAAACTCTGCCGAAGCCCACAGCAATCTCAGCCATGTTCGTTTTGATCAGGGGAATTTTAGCGAGGCAGCAAAGTTGGCTCAACGAGCACTTGAACTCAAACCCAATTTTCCTGAAGCCCACCTCAATCTGGGCAATGCCATGCAAGCTGAAAATAACCTCGAACGTGCAACAGCAGAATTTCAAAAAGTTCTCCAACTCCCTGCCAGCAACATCACAAAAGCTAGAGCACACAACAATCGCGGCAATATCTTTTTTATTCGAAAGAACTTTTCAGAAGCAGGCAAAGAGTACGACCAGGCGATTCAGCTTGATCCAAGCTATGCGGATGCCTTTTTTAATCGCGGACTTGTCAATGAGCGCAGCGGCAACCCGCAGGCTGCCATTCGAGACTTTACAGATGCTGCCAGACTATATAGAGAGCAGAAAAACGATCGCAGAAGCCAAGAAGCCCAACGTCGAGCAGAGCAATTGCAGCAGGCAAATCCCACCACCAGCCCTCCACCCACTCAAACCCCAAATACAACGGAATCGATCTAA
- a CDS encoding intracellular protease, PfpI family (IMG reference gene:2510094128~PFAM: DJ-1/PfpI family~TIGRFAM: intracellular protease, PfpI family): MAKSILMLVGDFVEDYEAMVPFQALLMVGHTVHAVCPNKKAGETVRTAVHDFEGDQTYSEKPGHHFTLNATFAEIQPQTYDGLVIPGGRAPEYIRLNPDVIKIVQHFANMNKPIAAICHGAQLLVAADVLTGKRCSAYPACAPEVTRAGGQYADIPVDQAVVDGNLVTAPAWPAHPRWLAEFLKLLGTRIEHAELAQV; encoded by the coding sequence ATGGCTAAATCAATCTTGATGTTAGTGGGTGACTTTGTGGAAGATTACGAAGCCATGGTGCCATTTCAGGCATTACTGATGGTGGGGCATACGGTTCATGCTGTGTGCCCAAACAAGAAAGCGGGGGAGACAGTTCGGACGGCGGTTCACGATTTTGAAGGAGATCAAACCTATAGTGAAAAACCAGGACATCACTTCACCCTCAACGCCACGTTTGCTGAAATTCAACCACAAACTTACGATGGTCTGGTGATTCCTGGAGGACGAGCACCCGAATACATTCGGCTCAACCCAGATGTTATCAAGATTGTGCAGCATTTCGCCAATATGAATAAGCCGATCGCGGCAATTTGTCATGGCGCACAACTGCTAGTAGCGGCTGATGTGCTTACTGGAAAACGCTGCTCTGCCTATCCCGCATGTGCACCAGAGGTAACCCGTGCGGGTGGTCAATATGCTGATATTCCTGTTGATCAAGCAGTTGTCGATGGCAACTTGGTCACGGCTCCTGCATGGCCCGCCCATCCTCGCTGGTTGGCAGAGTTTTTGAAACTACTAGGTACTCGCATTGAACATGCTGAATTAGCACAGGTGTAG
- a CDS encoding WD40 repeat-containing protein (IMG reference gene:2510094138~PFAM: DnaJ domain; WD domain, G-beta repeat; Tetratricopeptide repeat), with amino-acid sequence MNSIQQYYEILGLQPGASQAKVKQAYRALAKTWHPDRFSHDPILKRQAEEKLKDINQAYQQLKNYQPAKKSLETPPPPSASSSLRTSVSTKPTNAEFWYNRGAENAQQGRYKEALDDFSMAIRMNPTYVEAYRYRGFAYSMLGFELGAESDLTKAKALERERQQAAETVRSHTDRPSANPTSKNSWGWNWGKSARKPSPQTPLPQPAVWNDDQTFRDHHDEITAIAMSRNGKFLVSGSRDATVKFWNLLTGDLFHTLSKHDLPITAIALSLDGQLLATGSEDKTIKLWDLRQGTMLRALTGHFSTISTLAFSPDHRILISGGQDGQVGFWNLKTSRITPIFQQQGSPILAVALSPDGQLAITGSVNHILTLYQVRTGELLRSLLAHAAGISSIAFSPDSRLFATGGENGTIQVWAESAIVTDQSERSLAGHSGAVKSLAFSPDGRILASAGRDSTIQLWNPLNGDRLAILAGHTNSVNSIVFSPDGHSLFSGSTDNTIKRWRSLPVS; translated from the coding sequence ATGAATTCCATCCAGCAGTATTACGAAATCCTGGGGTTGCAGCCCGGAGCTTCTCAAGCCAAAGTGAAACAAGCCTACCGGGCATTAGCAAAAACCTGGCACCCAGATCGCTTTAGCCATGATCCCATTTTGAAGCGGCAGGCAGAAGAAAAACTCAAGGATATCAATCAAGCGTATCAGCAATTAAAAAACTACCAGCCTGCTAAGAAATCACTCGAAACTCCACCACCCCCCTCTGCATCGTCATCCTTACGTACAAGCGTTTCTACCAAGCCTACGAATGCGGAGTTTTGGTATAACCGGGGAGCCGAAAACGCTCAGCAGGGACGCTACAAGGAAGCTCTAGATGATTTCAGTATGGCGATTCGGATGAATCCAACCTATGTGGAAGCTTACCGTTATCGAGGATTTGCCTACTCCATGCTGGGATTTGAATTGGGGGCAGAATCAGATTTGACCAAGGCGAAGGCACTGGAACGGGAGCGGCAACAAGCGGCAGAAACGGTACGCTCGCATACTGATCGCCCCTCTGCCAATCCCACTTCTAAAAACAGTTGGGGCTGGAACTGGGGTAAATCTGCCCGTAAACCTTCGCCTCAAACACCACTTCCTCAACCTGCTGTCTGGAATGATGACCAAACGTTTCGGGATCATCACGACGAGATCACTGCGATCGCGATGAGTCGGAATGGCAAGTTTTTGGTCAGCGGCAGCCGAGATGCCACAGTCAAATTTTGGAATCTACTGACGGGGGATCTGTTTCACACTCTGTCCAAACACGATCTGCCAATTACAGCGATCGCTCTAAGTCTGGATGGGCAGTTGTTAGCCACAGGTAGCGAAGACAAGACGATTAAACTTTGGGATTTGAGACAGGGAACTATGCTGCGTGCTCTAACTGGGCATTTCAGCACAATTAGCACGCTTGCTTTTAGCCCTGATCATCGTATCTTGATCAGCGGTGGGCAGGATGGACAGGTTGGCTTCTGGAATCTGAAAACTAGCCGGATTACGCCAATCTTTCAACAGCAAGGCTCCCCAATTTTGGCAGTAGCGCTCAGTCCCGATGGGCAACTTGCGATTACTGGCAGCGTTAACCACATCCTGACTCTGTACCAGGTGAGAACAGGTGAGTTGCTGCGATCGCTGCTGGCTCATGCGGCTGGCATCAGCAGCATTGCCTTCAGTCCCGATAGTCGGTTATTTGCTACTGGTGGAGAAAACGGCACAATTCAAGTTTGGGCAGAATCGGCAATTGTCACCGACCAGTCAGAGCGATCGCTGGCAGGACATTCTGGTGCAGTGAAATCGCTTGCCTTCAGCCCAGATGGTCGGATATTAGCAAGTGCTGGCAGAGATAGCACGATTCAGTTATGGAATCCCCTAAATGGCGATCGGCTTGCCATCCTGGCTGGACACACAAATAGCGTCAACTCCATTGTCTTTAGCCCCGATGGTCACAGCCTATTCAGTGGCAGCACCGACAACACCATCAAGCGCTGGCGTTCTTTACCAGTGTCCTAG
- a CDS encoding photosystem I reaction center subunit PsaK (IMG reference gene:2510094135~PFAM: Photosystem I psaG / psaK~TIGRFAM: photosystem I reaction center subunit PsaK~manually curated), with product MLNSLVLAVAYRTSDWSPSVAVIMILANVLAIAIGKFTIQRPDVGPEVPGLGLSVPALIGSAALGHILGAGAILGLTNTGAL from the coding sequence TTGCTTAATTCACTCGTATTGGCTGTTGCTTACAGAACCTCCGACTGGAGCCCATCGGTTGCAGTTATCATGATTTTGGCAAATGTGCTTGCGATCGCGATCGGCAAGTTTACAATTCAACGTCCTGATGTTGGACCAGAAGTTCCTGGCTTGGGATTGAGCGTTCCTGCTCTCATTGGGTCGGCAGCACTGGGGCATATCCTAGGGGCTGGTGCCATCTTAGGGTTAACCAACACTGGCGCGCTATGA
- a CDS encoding glutaredoxin-like protein (IMG reference gene:2510094127) → MSCQQPRLLLKLVGSVMRSPGFLLGGTIAIALTISGCAKVIKSTPPASPATTALAEHLTKTGAKLYGTYWCPYCNRQEELFKDAITKVQVVECDPKGENAQPQLCNAAKVSSYPTWEINGKMYRGMRSLEELAVLSGYQGSMNFDQ, encoded by the coding sequence ATGTCCTGTCAGCAACCTCGTTTACTCCTTAAGCTTGTTGGTTCAGTTATGCGATCGCCAGGGTTTTTGCTTGGTGGCACCATCGCGATCGCACTAACGATTTCAGGCTGTGCCAAAGTGATCAAAAGTACACCCCCCGCGTCTCCTGCAACAACGGCGCTTGCCGAACATTTGACCAAAACTGGGGCGAAACTCTATGGAACGTACTGGTGTCCGTATTGCAATCGGCAGGAAGAACTATTCAAAGATGCGATCACCAAAGTTCAGGTCGTTGAATGTGATCCTAAAGGGGAAAATGCGCAGCCACAGTTGTGTAATGCTGCTAAAGTCAGCAGTTATCCCACCTGGGAAATTAATGGAAAGATGTATCGTGGGATGCGATCGCTGGAAGAATTAGCAGTACTTTCCGGCTATCAAGGCTCTATGAATTTTGATCAATAA
- a CDS encoding hypothetical protein (IMG reference gene:2510094136), with protein MRVGIVGYSGQEFDHDMGRVLVCQAFDALPKCKTIEIVSGLTRLGIPAIAYEEAVKRGWKTVGIACSKAFEYECFPVDETIIVGDDWGDESQTFLNSVDWLIRIGGGKQSHEEARLAQLQGKKLLEFELAAQLASC; from the coding sequence ATGCGTGTAGGTATCGTTGGTTATTCAGGTCAAGAGTTCGATCACGACATGGGGCGAGTGTTGGTTTGCCAGGCATTTGATGCACTTCCCAAATGTAAAACGATTGAAATTGTGTCGGGATTGACACGGCTAGGAATTCCTGCGATTGCTTACGAAGAAGCTGTAAAGCGTGGATGGAAAACAGTTGGCATTGCCTGTTCTAAAGCGTTTGAGTATGAGTGTTTTCCGGTCGATGAAACAATTATTGTAGGAGACGATTGGGGCGACGAAAGTCAGACATTCCTCAATTCAGTGGATTGGTTGATTCGCATTGGTGGCGGCAAGCAATCGCACGAGGAAGCTCGCCTGGCACAATTGCAGGGTAAAAAACTTCTGGAATTTGAACTTGCTGCCCAACTTGCTAGCTGCTAA
- a CDS encoding hypothetical protein (IMG reference gene:2510094129~PFAM: Caspase domain), translating into MDKYALLVGVSQCEEENLPTLRKARTNVEVLKRSLQSTNSGFEVQVLQDAPQLEIMETIERVFRHRDADDQVLFLFSGYGIKDVDDQLYLATPTTVIDDWGQLVRARTIPASFLLNVMNSSPVWQQVVIFDCCFRLTNGILPDEPEVLIEDIFNQMIGDRRVILTANTYTQHEPEPEELDTWTYTRYLAEGAATGAADTDCDGSLTVEELHYYAQRKLQIAAPSQHPQFYAPDAPVERMVLQVPSQVPTVQYRQYLEKLAQSSEIDTSEFRILTGRNRLNTLRQHLGLSLQEAAEIEAEVLRPVRERQLRVQLYQEVFTKLTQGTA; encoded by the coding sequence ATGGATAAGTATGCGCTACTGGTTGGGGTGAGCCAATGTGAGGAGGAGAATCTGCCGACCTTACGCAAAGCTCGTACCAATGTGGAAGTGTTGAAGCGATCGCTCCAGTCCACCAACTCTGGCTTTGAGGTGCAAGTTTTACAAGATGCCCCACAGTTAGAAATCATGGAAACCATTGAGCGAGTATTTCGACATCGAGATGCAGATGACCAGGTTCTCTTTTTGTTTTCTGGCTATGGCATCAAGGATGTGGATGATCAGCTTTATTTAGCAACTCCCACCACTGTCATTGATGATTGGGGACAATTAGTGCGAGCCAGAACAATCCCAGCTAGTTTTTTGCTCAATGTGATGAATAGCAGCCCTGTCTGGCAGCAGGTGGTGATCTTTGACTGTTGCTTCCGCTTAACAAACGGAATTTTGCCGGATGAGCCAGAAGTCCTCATTGAAGATATCTTTAATCAGATGATTGGCGATCGCCGCGTCATCCTTACAGCGAACACCTATACACAACACGAACCCGAACCTGAAGAGTTAGACACTTGGACCTACACCCGCTATCTGGCAGAAGGAGCTGCTACTGGAGCGGCTGATACCGATTGTGATGGTAGTTTAACCGTAGAGGAGTTGCACTACTACGCGCAACGCAAGCTGCAAATTGCTGCGCCCAGTCAGCATCCCCAGTTTTATGCCCCAGATGCCCCTGTAGAACGCATGGTGTTACAGGTTCCCAGTCAGGTACCAACGGTGCAGTACCGTCAGTATTTAGAGAAACTGGCTCAAAGTAGCGAGATTGATACATCTGAGTTTCGCATTCTCACTGGGCGCAATCGACTAAATACACTTCGGCAACATCTGGGATTATCGCTGCAAGAAGCCGCTGAAATTGAAGCGGAAGTATTAAGACCCGTGCGAGAACGACAACTGCGGGTACAGTTGTATCAAGAAGTGTTCACTAAGTTGACGCAGGGGACGGCATGA
- a CDS encoding Protein of unknown function (DUF2930) (IMG reference gene:2510094132~PFAM: Protein of unknown function (DUF2930)), translated as MAKSDSNRVLRLLPIAVGAIAGTLLFINRLLTPNLTDFQARSDALGIIACAILILTGLLWQQIQPRLPESVELVGEEQFELQPDLPEAVKAELAWASHLLLTNTVTRSLVIWYKDRVLLRRGILPAKREITPGPILQRVLTQQKPVYLVALKVYPGRVEFDYLPENTQGVICQPIGKNGALILGANAPRSYTRQDEQWIRAIAEKLDYTLNQPASIQEIWNVKE; from the coding sequence ATGGCTAAATCGGATTCAAATCGGGTGTTGAGATTGCTGCCGATCGCAGTTGGAGCGATCGCTGGCACGTTGTTATTTATTAATCGGCTCTTAACGCCTAACCTGACTGATTTTCAAGCCCGTTCCGACGCGCTTGGCATCATTGCCTGTGCGATTTTAATCCTTACAGGGTTACTCTGGCAGCAAATTCAGCCCCGGTTACCCGAAAGTGTGGAGCTAGTCGGTGAAGAACAGTTTGAACTACAGCCAGATTTGCCCGAAGCTGTGAAAGCTGAACTTGCCTGGGCATCCCACTTGTTGTTGACAAATACTGTTACGCGATCGCTGGTCATCTGGTATAAAGATCGGGTTTTGCTGCGACGCGGCATTCTACCCGCCAAGCGAGAGATTACTCCAGGTCCAATTTTGCAGCGCGTATTGACCCAACAAAAACCTGTTTACCTCGTTGCCCTCAAAGTTTATCCAGGGCGGGTGGAATTTGACTATTTGCCTGAAAATACTCAAGGAGTCATTTGTCAGCCGATTGGCAAGAACGGTGCACTGATTTTAGGTGCTAATGCCCCCCGCAGTTATACTCGTCAGGATGAGCAATGGATTCGGGCGATCGCAGAAAAGCTAGACTATACCTTGAACCAGCCAGCCAGCATTCAGGAGATATGGAACGTAAAAGAATGA